From one Amia ocellicauda isolate fAmiCal2 chromosome 17, fAmiCal2.hap1, whole genome shotgun sequence genomic stretch:
- the rnf151 gene encoding RING finger protein 151: MSGGYDVELFAEAPDYDLICTICRGVLRCPVRVACNHVFCKRCILQWLKRQETCPCCRKPVNQSLMFVMYKLSKAISRLQIKCKNEIHGCTATFPLSEQYCHSTGCLFERTACPHEGCSAIVLRRELEGHMGRCEHWRQPCQMGCGTVLSHQTQAQHNCYRQLRREYEAQQQTHRAIATTLQKKMKKMQSTMVQMKRQLGLICESLEVMDNQEEGEGEDAGEGNSSSSSSS, translated from the exons ATG AGCGGGGGATACGATGTCGAGCTGTTTGCAGAAGCTCCGGACTACGACTTGATCTGCACGATCTGCCGCGGGGTGTTGCGATGCCCCGTCAGGGTGGCCTGCAACCACGTGTTCTGCAAGAGGTGCATCTTACAGTGGCTGAAGAG ACAGGAGACCTGTCCTTGCTGCAGGAAACCAGTGAACCAGAGCTTGATGTTTGTGATGTATAAACTCAGCAAGGCCATCAGCCGCTTACAGATCAAG TGTAAAAATGAGATCCACGGGTGTACGGCCACTTTCCCCCTGTCGGAGCAGTACTGCCACAGCACAGGCTGCCTGTTTGAGCGGACAGCCTGCCCCCATGAGGGCTGCAGTGCCATAGTCCTGCGCAGGGAGCTGGAGGGCCACATGGGGCGCTGCGAGCATTGGAGACAGCCCTGCCAGATGGGCTGTGGAACTGTGCTTTCCCACCAGACCCAGGCCCAGCACAACTGCTACCGGCAGCTGCGGCGCGAATACGAGGCCCAGCAGCAGACCCACCGTGCCATCGCCACCACCCTGcagaagaagatgaagaagatgcagagcaccatggtgcagATGAAAAGGCAGCTGGGCCTGATCTGCGAGAGCCTGGAGGTCATGGACAACcaagaggagggagagggggaggatgCAGGCGaaggcaacagcagcagcagctccagctCCTAA
- the rps2 gene encoding small ribosomal subunit protein uS5, whose amino-acid sequence MADDAGGRGGFRGGFGGGGRGRGRGRGRGRGRGRGARGGKSDDKEWVPVTKLGRLVKDMKIKSLEEIYLYSLPIKESEIIDFFLGSSLKDEVLKIMPVQKQTRAGQRTRFKAFVAIGDYNGHVGLGVKCSKEVATAIRGAIILAKLSIVPVRRGYWGNKIGKPHTVPCKVTGRCGSVLVRLIPAPRGTGIVSAPVPKKLLMMAGIDDCYTSARGCTATLGNFAKATFDAISKTYSYLTPDLWKETVFTKSPYQEFTDHLAKTHTRVSVQRAQAGVPPTS is encoded by the exons ATGGCGGACGACGCCGGTGGTAGAGGAGGTTTTCGCGGTGGGTTCGGCGGTGGTGGCCGGGGACGCGGCCGAGGTCGTGGCCGGGGACGCGGCAGGGGCCGTGGAGCCCGGGGAGGAAAGTCTGACGACAAGGAG TGGGTGCCAGTGACCAAGCTGGGTCGCCTTGTCAAGGACATGAAGATCAAATCCCTGGAGGAGATCTACCTGTACTCCCTGCCCATCAAG GAGTCTGAGATCATCGACTTCTTCCTGGGTTCCTCTCTGAAGGATGAGGTGTTGAAGATCATGCCTGTCCAGAAGCAGACCAGGGCTGGTCAGAGAACCAGGTTCAAG GCTTTTGTTGCCATTGGGGACTACAATGGCCACGTTGGTCTGGGAGTGAAGTGCTCCAAAGAGGTGGCCACTGCCATCCGTGGGGCCATCATCCTGGCCAAGCTGTCCATTGTGCCCGTCAGGAGAGGCTACTGGGGTAACAAGATCGGCAAACCCCACACAGTGCCCTGCAAG GTTACTGGTCGCTGTGGCTCAGTCCTGGTGCGTCTCATCCCAGCACCCCGTGGTACCGGCATAGTGTCTGCGCCAGTGCCCAAGAAGCTGCTCATGATGGCTGGTATCGATGACTGTTACACCTCAGCCAGGGGGTGCACAGCCACACTGGGCAACTTCG CCAAGGCCACCTTTGATGCCATCTCCAAGACTTACAGCTACCTGACCCCTGATCTCTGGAAGGAGACTGTCTTCACCAAGTCACCATATCAG GAGTTTACGGATCACTTGGCAAAGACCCATACCCGTGTGTCGGTGCAGAGGGCCCAGGCTGGCGTTCCACCAACTTCCTAA